A stretch of DNA from Candidatus Obscuribacterales bacterium:
GGATGACTCCCTAAAAGCCGATAGAACAATCCTCGACCGTTCTTGTACAATGTCAAGGCTATGAACGTCAGCCGATTAGACACAGATCTACTGGATGCTACCCTGCGATTGGTGCGATTGACCGAATCGGCTGACGACTACAGCATGTTGGCTCCGCTCGTGATAAAAGAAATCACCTATCGATTGCTGAAAGGTGCCCAAGGTAGTCGCCTGCAGCATCTTGCCAGAGTCGGCGGTCAATTTCACCGCATGGCCCAAGCGATCGCACTATTACAAGAACGGTTCAATCAACCCATTCAAATTGAGGCGATCGCACCGGAACTAGGAATGAGTGC
This window harbors:
- a CDS encoding AraC family transcriptional regulator gives rise to the protein MNVSRLDTDLLDATLRLVRLTESADDYSMLAPLVIKEITYRLLKGAQGSRLQHLARVGGQFHRMAQAIALLQERFNQPIQIEAIAPELGMSASGFHVHFKATTAMSLLQFQKQLRLQEARRLMLSEQLDAAEAGSRVGYDDASHFSREYKRYFGAPPMRDVAQLRRLVTES